In the Raphanus sativus cultivar WK10039 unplaced genomic scaffold, ASM80110v3 Scaffold3065, whole genome shotgun sequence genome, ATATGAGGCAAGGGGAATGGATCCTTTGGGCAGGACTTGTTGAGGTCCGTGAAATCGATGCAGACCCtccattttccatttttctttttcacaacCACCacattggcgagccagtcgggatattGCACTTCTCTTATGAACCCTGCGTCGAGCaggttcttgacctcttcgttaATGATTTCATCCCTTTCGGGAGCGAACTTCCTTCTCTTTTGTCTAACAGGAGGATGCTCGGGATTCACTTGGAGCTGATGCATGATGACGCTGGGGTCGATTCCGGGCATGTCTTCGTGGGACCATGCGAAGCAATCGGAGTTAGATCTTAGGAAATCGATCAGCCTCCGTCTCAGATCCTTAGGCAGCTTGGACCCTATCTTGAGGTTCCGCTCCGGGTTTCCTTCTATCAGGGGGACTTCGTCCATGTCTTCAACCTCGGGTTCTTCGGCATGAGGAACGAGAGGCTgcttctgtaattgctataaaGCTTGGGTCCTTCCCTTCAGGGTAGTTTGATAGCAGGACCTAGAATTTTCTTGATCCCCTCTAATGACCTTCACGCCCCAGGGGGTAGGAAATTTTACCAATTGGTGGAGGGTTGATggtacggctcccatgtcgtggatccaGGGCCTCCCTAGTATTACGTTGTAAGACGACGGACAGTCGACGACCAAGAACTTGGTGGTTTGGTTTATTCCCTCGGTGTAGACTGGGAGAAGGACTTCTCCCTCGGTTTGCTTCACCTCTCCGCTAAATCCCACGAGCGGGACCGCTTTCCTGGTTAACGTTTTAGGGTCTAGCCCTATATCCATATAGGCCGAGTGGAAGATAATGTTGCTGGAGCTGCCATTGTCTACCAATATTCGTTTAACCAGGCAGTTGGCTATAACAAGCGAGATAACGAGGGCGTCATGATGGGGAGCAAGGACTTGTTCCTGCTCCCTCGCAGTAAAGCTGATTTCATCCGTTCCCAAGAGTGGGCGCTTGGGAATGTCAGTCTCTCGACCGTTTCCAGCATTGCGAGTACTTCGTTTGGCTGCGGCGCTGCTGATCCCGCTTACTTCTGATCCTCCGGAGATGACGTGGATCACTCGTTCTTACGGTGGAGGTAGCGCAGGGACCGCTTCATTGGGGAGAGCGGGCCCTTCTCTGTTATCCGAGAGGAACTCCCTTAGGTAACCCTTCTTGAGGAGCTCGGCTACTTCCAACCTTAAGGCTACGCAGTCTTCCGGGTATGGCCGTGATCGTTGTGGAATCCACACCATCTTTTAGGGTTCCGGTAGCGTCAGGGGACCTCATTTTAGGTGGCCACTTGACTTGTGGGCCCATCTGCCTCAAGACTCCAATGAGCTCCGGTTTGGATATCGCTAGGTGGGAGATGCTGGGCCAAGTTGAAACCATCATTCCTTCGGACCGAGGTAAGGGGCGATGTTGGTATCTGCCCCTGCTCTGATTAGTGGATTCCCGGGAAGGTCGGGATCGGATGGTTTCTTCACGCTCGTCTTTCGATGGTTTGGAGGACTTCTGATCGTACTTGGAGGAAACCTTGGCCCTGCTCACGACGTCTTCTTCCCACCTTACTTGGGCCCAGGCACGGGATAGTACATCCGCCATGTCTCCGCATCTGTACTTGGTTAATTCCTTGTAGAGCTCTCCCTCCGGGAGTAGGCCCTTCTTGAGGGCTGAGATTGCTGTATCGGCGTTACACTCGGGTATGGAGACCTTCTCTTGATTGAAACGAGCTATGTAGGAGCGTAGGGATTCGTTTCTGTATTGTTGGATCTCGTAGAGGTCATCTGATCTCTTCTCCAGGTGGCGGCTACAAGCGAACTGTTCCACGAACTTGTCGCTGAGGGCGGCGAAGGATGCTATGGACCCCGTGGGGAGGTTGATGTACCATTGGAGGGCAGGACCGGTTAGAGTTGACCCGAAGCCCTTGCACATGGTGGCTTCCCTTGCGTCTTTCGGAATAGCCACGGCTACcatgcgttgcttgtactggGCGATGTGGTTGTCAGGATCTCCAGTTCCTTCGTACATCTTGATGCTCGGAAAAGAGAACTTTCGAGGCATCTCGATCGAAGCAATCTCCTTCACGAAAGGCGTGTCGGAGTACGACCTTGGATCACTTCTACGGATGGGGGGAGCTACTCCGGGGAGCCTTTCCACCATGGATTGGATGGTGCCGAATTTTTCGGATACCACCTTCTCTAGGTAAGCGGCTAAAGCTGGATCCGAGATCTCGGGATGATCAGGTGACTATTCTTCGTCCTCTGTATCGgattcgtcttcttcttcttctcgggTTATGTCTCGAATGTTTTCTTGACCGTCGGGTTCGTCTCCGGGCTGCTGAGGCGTTTCCTCGTCGTCGTGCGGGGTGTTGAGCGAAGCCATAGGTCGAACTTTGGTTCTGAACCGTTTTCGTTTGTTCCCTACTGCCCCGAGGGATCGGTTTTCTCGTCTGAGAGCGATGTTCTCGGCTTCcatggcgtctagcttctcggcgctttgctggagttgcttggagtgttctccaagttgatCTTTTAGGTATTGAACTTCCTGGACGAGTTCCAGACCTGCAGGTGCGGTTTCCTGAGCCTTGTGAAGGTCGGTAATTTGACTCTGAAGGGTTTCGAATCGGCTCAGAAGCTCCTTCTCCTTCGGGGTCAGATTGGCTTGATTGGACTCGTCTTCCGATGCCATCGTCACGTTGTTTAGttactcccctccttctagcgccaaactgttgtgatatttttgtgtagggtcgttttagtactacggaacactggAAGACTAATGAATGGATACGAGTTTGTATATGTTTTAAGAACAGAAATCGAGGCAAAGAGATGTATTATTGAGTGTGTTTGGCGTTACAACGTATtgggtgtataaaccctagttttCTAGCCTAACTCTATAATCTCTAAGCCCCAAAGTGTCGATCCcttgttctagggtttgggttccccttttatagttgatGTAAGTCGGTCAATCTTGGGCGGCTTCTGTAATATTCAGGAATATATTAGTTTCCCCTTGATTTGGGAAACTTCCATATTCATGCGGAGGATTGGTTCCTTGGTCCTTACGGCAAGGGCTGGGCCTTGGTTCCTCGATACAGGGACTGGACCCTGGGTACTTGTCAAATGGAGGTCGGGCTCTGGTGCCACCTGGTAGAGATGGGTTCTTTAAGTCGAGGAGGGACCCTGGGTCCTTTCCAACGAGGGCCCGGAAGTCGAGGCCCCTTCGGAGGCTGGAGAAAACTCTAGCcttggatatttttccccaacagggacagcacgggcgtgctagccgcccagAGCCTAGGGACAGCatgggcgtgctagccgcccgggactGTGCTTCCTCGCGGGACCTGCCTGTTTTCTCGCTCGATCGAcacttagtctctcgaggtttctttaattgtttttctgaGACTTTTGGACTTCGATTTCATCATGATCCCAACAAGGAattgtttcttagaacgttgttgaccttttattttacgagagttatttcacaaaatgttgtcgagttaattttacagaaactgttttttgaaatgttgtcgagtttaatcatgcaaaagctgtctcgtgaaatattttcaagaatttattttacgaaaggtgttccataaaatgttatcgaattttagcattagaaacgctgattggtaacccgatcagtcgtgatttctgtttcatgagtaatctggggtttctccacgatttccaggagaacaagtctttatttttctgggaaattctaaaaaacatttCCAGTCAAAACTCTAATCAATCCTACTCTAAAATCGTAGGTtggtcgtttagccgtgattcgggccccttttgggccgtcttgggacttagacgtttttacgatttttctttagaaaaagccgttgatgtgatgctggtttttccgaaaggatttcaattcctcgtatagttcaggcaactggtgttcaagctaaccatagccgttttatacggaaaaaccaagtctttttatgaatttttctCGAAGTCTTTCTTTGATAATCCCAAGcgaggggggttgtgtccatggacccgAGGACCTTGTTGCAGGAACTTGGACAGGGGTGCATGGTTGATAGGACCCGAACTTGGTCGGGGTGGTCCGTTCTCGGGACATTTGTCTGTAAGATGATAATCTTAGATAACCGCTTGCATAAGCGTTGGTCGTAGGAGCAGTCACTGCTGAAGTTGTTTTACCAGCGTCGATGTGAGCTGCgagtttgtctttcatatttccagacattgctttgatcaagcgttttgcggccgtaagagtaagagtaatccgtccccccctccttctagcgccaaactgtgggaaccgaaattcgcactgtcgattttgattaagtaaatcggaggaaagctaagtaaacctaactttccctgaaggtccggattctctgcgacaaccaacgacaagtgatcaaataaatgcggaaaggttttattatgatttgagactggaccttaaggaaggctgcctatgtacccctttcgaggatcaagtcggacttaattcagttggaagggtttgaacaagagatcgaactgcctggcggagttcgtctagtatgagcgttagtcatagaaacgggcatgtcgagaataatgcctagggtttctatgtgcggatcCATCCGCGAGAAACAAgggtctgcggacaagatgaaaatagaacaagaggcggccggacgttctaggtcctaccttgctagtctaccgcctaaattctaagttcttaagctaacaggagctctctaggtctccaatctcggattttctttctctctagGATTTTTTGTCCTCTGCCTTTCcttctctcccaaagctccttta is a window encoding:
- the LOC108838220 gene encoding uncharacterized protein LOC108838220, with product MVERLPGVAPPIRRSDPRSYSDTPFVKEIASIEMPRKFSFPSIKMYEGTGDPDNHIAQYKQRMVAVAIPKDAREATMCKGFGSTLTGPALQWYINLPTGSIASFAALSDKFVEQFACSRHLEKRSDDLYEIQQYRNESLRSYIARFNQEKVSIPECNADTAISALKKGLLPEGELYKELTKYRCGDMADVLSRAWAQVRWEEDVVSRAKVSSKYDQKSSKPSKDEREETIRSRPSRESTNQSRGRYQHRPLPRSEGMMVSTWPSISHLAISKPELIGVLRQMGPQVKWPPKMRSPDATGTLKDGVDSTTITAIPGRLRSLKVGSSRAPQEGLPKGVPLG